The Candidatus Binatia bacterium genomic sequence CGCCTCGGCCTTACGCGCCGCAACGTTTCCTCCGCCGACGATGACGGCTCGACGGCCGTCCGCCCGGAGCGAAATGGGAAGCATACGAAGGCACAAAGAGTTCCGCGCCCGGCGGCAAAAAACCGCCTCGTGACGGTCCGCTCTTCGTGACGAATCCTCGGCAGGGAGCTGTCCGAGCCGGCTGCATCGGTGCGATCGTCGCGGCGCTGGCCACGGTGCCCGGGCTCTGGGTCGGCACGTTGTGGGATAACAGCGAGACCGCCTACGGCGAGGTCGCCCGCGAGATTCTGCTTACGCACGATTGGGTCGTGATGCATCTCAACGGCGTGCCGTACTTCGTGCAGCCGCCGCTCTACTTTTGGCTCGGCGCCGCGTTCTCGCTGATTCTCGGTCCTACCACGTTCGCGCTGCGACTTCCGTCGGCGCTCGCGACGATCGCGCTCGGCGGCTTCACGGGCTACGCGGTCGCGCGTCAGGTCGGAACGCGCGTTGGGATCTACAGCGCGGTCATCCTCTCGACGTGCCTGATGCAGACGGTGATCGGGCGGCTTGCGATCATGGACGCGCTGCTCGACCTCACGGTGGCGATGACGATCTTCTGGTGGTTTCGCGGGCTCGAGACCGGGCGCGACCGCTACGTTGCGTACGGCTGGCTCGCCGCCGCGGCCGGATTCTTGGCGAAGGGTTTGGTCGCGCCGGTCGTCGCGCTTCTCGTCATCGTTCCGTTCTATCTCTGGAACCGCAGTCGCGAGCCGATGCCGCCGCTCTCCGCGCGCGGATGGCTCCTCGGCTTCGCCGCGTTCGTCGCGGTCGTCTTGCCGTGGCCGCTCGCGCTCGTCTCGCGGTTTCATCTCTTTCCGCTCCAGAAACTGATCGGCGAATACACGTTCGGTCGCTACACGAACGTCGTCGAGAACCAAGCGGGGCCGGTGTGGTACTACGTGCCGGTCATCATTCTCGGCTTCTTCCCGTGGATCGCGTTTCTGCCGATGGCGATCGTGGACGGGGTGCGCCAGTTGCGCGCCGGCGGCGACGACGAGCGGCGGATCACGCGCGTGTTGCGGCTCGCGTTCGTCTGGATCGTGATGCCGCTGCTCTTCTTCAGTTTCGCGCGGACGAAGCTTCCGAACTACGTGGCGCTCGAGCTGCCGGCGCTCGCGCTGCTC encodes the following:
- a CDS encoding glycosyltransferase family 39 protein; the protein is MTNPRQGAVRAGCIGAIVAALATVPGLWVGTLWDNSETAYGEVAREILLTHDWVVMHLNGVPYFVQPPLYFWLGAAFSLILGPTTFALRLPSALATIALGGFTGYAVARQVGTRVGIYSAVILSTCLMQTVIGRLAIMDALLDLTVAMTIFWWFRGLETGRDRYVAYGWLAAAAGFLAKGLVAPVVALLVIVPFYLWNRSREPMPPLSARGWLLGFAAFVAVVLPWPLALVSRFHLFPLQKLIGEYTFGRYTNVVENQAGPVWYYVPVIILGFFPWIAFLPMAIVDGVRQLRAGGDDERRITRVLRLAFVWIVMPLLFFSFARTKLPNYVALELPALALLAALYFDGVVRRGTVRSAAISAATVPVTIGALAFAIWLFTRNNRLTVEVANTVPALLAMAVAIFAGSLLTALLLARARSARLAPYALALAATIAADVLAVVVLPHTEAFKPIPRLAALIERERKPGDEVAIQNVSGGNALLFYTRPVVRVLAAPGSGDAQGDGVDPRAFICGAPRAWVIVPASYAPQDPSYGRRRRIVAVDRKAALVLYDGPACTQT